The Corylus avellana chromosome ca8, CavTom2PMs-1.0 genome has a segment encoding these proteins:
- the LOC132190922 gene encoding uncharacterized protein LOC132190922: protein MEFSSSYSIKTWVSFNWDQLDSNLHYFSLLLHSHQWKPLWSPAKGLRQWDPLSPFLFIFGTEVISRLLLQQESHDLLKGIKIARNCSPITHLLFADDLIIFAKATSAEAVIIKSCLDKYCLWSGQAINISKSLVHFSKNVVASTITSIWGVFPYKQALATSKYLGVPLFFGRSKTAAFQDILEKVSGKMEGWQAKTLSQAGRTMLIKSVATTIPSYAMSTFLLPSFLSSSLDKSFKNFWWGFPKDKSKNLSLKSWSSICLPRNAGGLGFRREHEFNLSLIA, encoded by the coding sequence ATGGAATTTTCTTCTAGCTATTCTATCAAAACTTGGGTTTCATTCAACTGGGATCAATTGGATTCGAATTTGCATTACTTCTCCCTCCTTCTCCATTCTCATCAATGGAAGCCCCTTTGGTCCCCAGCCAAAGGGCTTCGTCAATGGGATCCCTTATCgccctttctttttatttttggcacaGAAGTCATCTCTCGGCTTCTTCTTCAACAAGAATCTCATGACCTTCTTAAAGGAATCAAAATTGCTCGCAATTGCTCCCCGATTACACATCTTTTGTTTGCGGATGATCTCATTATTTTTGCTAAAGCCACTTCTGCAGAAGCAGTTATTATCAAATCATGCTTGGATAAATACTGCCTTTGGTCTGGACAGGCTATCAATATTTCTAAATCTTTAGTCCACTTTAGCAAAAATGTTGTTGCCTCTACTATCACCAGTATTTGGGGCGTCTTTCCCTACAAGCAGGCTTTGGCAACTTCCAAATACCTTGGTGTTCCTCTCTTCTTTGGTAGATCCAAAACTGCAGCTTTTCAGGATATCTTGGAGAAGGTTTCTGGCAAAATGGAGGGTTGGCAAGCTAAGACTTTGTCTCAAGCTGGACGTACAATGCTTATTAAATCGGTTGCAACTACAATCCCTTCTTATGCTATGAGCACTTTCCTTCTCCCTTCCTTTTTGTCTTCTTCCCTTGATAAGTCTTTCAAAAACTTTTGGTGGGGTTTtccaaaagataaatccaaaaatCTCTCCTTGAAATCATGGAGCTCTATTTGTCTCCCGCGCAATGCTGGAGGGCTTGGATTTCGTCGTGAGCATGAATTTAATTTGTCTCTCATAGCCTAG
- the LOC132189923 gene encoding uncharacterized protein LOC132189923 translates to MSVALSQQSFLANALSAPPTHKPKTRVLHSAKSISCRYPPDDNQDSPRKIDNQLAKLAIVTLAAGVLTLGSVHDASAAKTGGRVGGQAFRPSAPRSAPRINNNSSSRTNIYINPPVAPPLVGGYGYGYGVPFYGGWGWSPFSFFAPGPSVAVGVGGGFDVLALFLFLGAVAAVVRRFIGSRDDDSDY, encoded by the exons ATGTCCGTAGCCTTATCTCAGCAAAGCTTCCTCGCCAACGCCCTCAGTGCTCCACCGACCCACAAACCCAAGACAAGGGTTCTCCATTCTGCTAAATCCATCTCATGCAGGTACCCACCTGATGACAACCAAGATTCTCCAAG GAAGATTGACAACCAGTTGGCTAAGCTGGCAATAGTGACACTGGCAGCTGGGGTGTTGACGCTGGGCTCAGTTCATGATGCATCTGCGGCCAAGACTGGAGGAAGAGTTGGCGGCCAGGCTTTCCGGCCATCGGCTCCTCGGTCAGCACCTAGAATCAACAATAATTCGAGTTCGAG GACCAACATCTACATTAATCCTCCAGTTGCCCCACCTTTAGTTGGTGGGTATGGTTATGGCTATGGTGTACCATTCTATGGTGGCTGGGGTTGGTCACCATTTTCATTCTTTGCTCCTGGTCCAAGTGTTGCCGTTGGCGTTGGAGGTGGATTTGATGTCCTAGCTCTGTTTCTGTTTCTTGGTGCTGTAGCTGCTGTTGTGAGGAGATTCATCGGATCAAGAGATGATGACAGTGATTACTAG